A window from uncultured Desulfobacter sp. encodes these proteins:
- a CDS encoding TonB-dependent receptor, with amino-acid sequence MKKVNCCGLILLCFSLLAAFSVYAEEANIDVVLPEVTVKESKIDSTTPGYSSSGTLTDLPLLETPLSIDVVPEEMIRAREPSSFYEILDYVSGTQTGGRTPMSRTAGEISMRGFSGNGVSLNGFQLPTYIPIYLDASMIERVDFVKGPLNSISGGQNSSLGAYGSGGSVNILTKSPDSSAFGETSIQGSWNSGQSYRALLDVNRPLSSLDSNFRISAAVESEQPFYLPDDIDRGRKVVLAPSWDWNVTDRFSISMVGVIQWQDTASYQGIPYYHNQFVTDSDAYFGNDDARDEYLATIYQIRAKYRISQYVNLNAGVSYAMSDLDRTYWSAVHSPVRGSGLTYEQFYESVLSTGTSRLSYSWSDTKQQNTEALFYFDGQFELGATMHNWVVGTNWLEEHTERDDLYGDYTAETNLNSPDIYVPDNLQSSGNSKTTVETAGLFLQDQVSIGNWRVLAGVRTDRHASDQGNSATAISPRLGLTYLITPSLSVYGNYTYAEAPNYGYNDADGKEITEPWKSTMIETGVKKNVGKDFWAGLAYFHITQENTPSLLDPPQARLYELEGEVVSQGIEINMAGHLTKAWFCQLSYTYTDYENKDAERQLDSFPPHSISLWQTYTLPDNILWGTTFGLGYRYVAQTDASFRGQYIGDGYVFGSYQVCDFLVKVPLKKKIFGLNIRSIKFSVKNIFDEEYVESSRHVSEAFPGEPLTFELSLSAVF; translated from the coding sequence ATGAAAAAGGTAAACTGCTGTGGACTGATACTGCTTTGTTTTTCTTTGTTGGCGGCTTTTTCTGTTTACGCTGAAGAGGCCAATATCGATGTCGTCCTGCCGGAGGTTACAGTGAAGGAAAGCAAGATCGATTCAACCACTCCGGGGTACAGCAGCAGCGGGACATTAACCGATTTGCCATTGCTGGAGACGCCTTTGTCCATCGACGTTGTCCCTGAAGAGATGATTCGGGCTCGTGAACCGTCATCGTTTTATGAAATTCTTGACTATGTCTCAGGCACGCAGACCGGCGGCCGTACCCCTATGTCCAGAACAGCCGGTGAAATTTCTATGCGAGGATTCAGTGGAAATGGGGTCTCTTTAAACGGATTTCAACTGCCGACTTATATCCCGATCTATCTGGATGCATCCATGATTGAACGGGTTGATTTTGTCAAAGGTCCTTTGAATTCTATTTCCGGCGGACAGAATTCATCCCTGGGCGCCTACGGCAGCGGCGGATCAGTGAATATTTTGACCAAATCCCCGGATAGTTCCGCCTTTGGAGAGACCTCAATCCAGGGATCATGGAATTCGGGTCAAAGTTATCGGGCGTTACTGGATGTCAACCGGCCCCTCAGCAGTCTTGATTCAAACTTTCGCATCAGTGCCGCCGTTGAAAGTGAGCAGCCCTTTTATCTACCCGATGATATTGATCGGGGCAGAAAGGTGGTGCTTGCACCCTCCTGGGACTGGAATGTGACGGACCGGTTCAGCATTTCCATGGTCGGCGTTATCCAATGGCAGGATACGGCCTCATACCAGGGCATCCCCTATTATCATAATCAGTTCGTTACGGACAGCGATGCCTATTTCGGTAATGATGATGCCAGGGATGAATATCTGGCAACGATATACCAGATTCGGGCAAAGTATCGCATATCCCAATATGTGAACTTGAACGCAGGGGTCAGCTATGCCATGAGTGATCTGGATCGTACCTACTGGTCTGCGGTCCACTCACCCGTCCGGGGCTCGGGGCTCACCTATGAACAATTCTACGAGTCGGTTCTGTCAACAGGGACTTCCCGTCTTTCCTACAGCTGGTCGGACACAAAGCAGCAAAATACGGAAGCGCTTTTCTATTTTGACGGTCAGTTTGAATTGGGAGCCACAATGCACAACTGGGTTGTCGGCACAAACTGGCTGGAAGAACATACTGAAAGAGACGACCTTTATGGCGATTACACCGCGGAGACCAATTTAAATTCTCCGGATATCTATGTGCCGGATAACCTTCAATCTTCAGGCAACTCTAAAACAACGGTAGAAACTGCCGGACTGTTTTTACAGGATCAGGTTTCCATCGGAAACTGGCGGGTGCTTGCCGGGGTTCGTACGGACCGTCATGCCAGTGATCAGGGCAATAGCGCAACCGCTATTAGTCCACGGCTTGGGCTTACCTATCTGATCACACCCTCATTATCCGTTTACGGCAATTATACATACGCTGAGGCCCCGAACTATGGGTACAATGACGCGGACGGCAAAGAAATTACCGAACCATGGAAGTCCACCATGATAGAGACGGGGGTCAAAAAAAATGTGGGGAAAGATTTCTGGGCGGGCCTGGCCTATTTTCATATCACCCAGGAAAATACCCCTTCGTTATTGGATCCGCCCCAGGCAAGACTGTATGAACTTGAAGGCGAGGTGGTCTCCCAGGGTATTGAAATTAATATGGCAGGCCATCTGACCAAGGCATGGTTTTGTCAATTGTCATACACCTATACAGACTATGAAAATAAGGATGCTGAGCGGCAATTGGACTCATTTCCGCCCCACAGCATATCTTTATGGCAGACCTATACCCTTCCGGATAATATATTATGGGGAACGACGTTTGGCCTAGGGTATCGTTATGTGGCTCAGACAGATGCTTCTTTCAGAGGTCAGTACATTGGAGACGGATATGTTTTTGGCAGTTACCAGGTGTGTGACTTTTTAGTAAAAGTGCCGTTGAAAAAGAAAATATTCGGGCTGAATATTAGGTCAATTAAATTTTCGGTTAAAAATATTTTTGATGAGGAATATGTTGAGTCCAGCCGCCATGTTTCAGAAGCGTTTCCCGGAGAGCCTTTGACATTTGAACTTAGTCTTTCGGCTGTTTTTTAA
- a CDS encoding ABC transporter permease — MKTVFFLGSNFILQRRLRFFLTVFAAMASTCIVLWIVSGYEAVLKSHDVFAERALGRYTLSVDAISRSVDRHVMPQTLTDLRADPEVIAAEAMWAKRITIQTDEVVRMAPPPGSASDPEDMPEVARVHQGVMIAGDAPLPPFPILKGEWINSGGSTAVNGRYNAVVSAQIADRYKLEIGSTLKIGRPGKTKVLEIIGVIDNPPMPVTGRLSGTIILPTPSVGGIYVSSDDAEKITKDKFTITFIGLCLSKSADVHKFRFRWTPILNSYAQPAQFQRDHDLEEQLDEAASAKNMKLQSYAATIITMFFGFLMVFNTLNMGVSEQIREFAMLRAVALTRGNVAMIIFIQAILVSGLGFVGGLGCAIIITKAASSFSILSLRHNVEIGMLSVILAAISTFGGALLAAVFPAWRSTRVRPLDAMTPPQAEVSDYTVLIKRLFVVSIAFICLAALFIFMSPAQAGRIVFLRLISCVFCLGIGFILLAPPAASFVYVLAGGVIARIFRINPELLSKQLSSQLWRTVASILAMGVGLSLFISIQVWGYTLLENFVPGRWAPDALVTFGPDGLADTDALQVPKIPGIDPNHCLPILVEQPRLAKDYTNSARQASAIRQDNVVIVGLDPDKAIGSDHPTFNFSFVRGSRQDALAMLKQGNACIVPEHFLRVSGMDIGDTFTLIPPENPEHKAAYKIAASVKMKGWHWQTKSTGLRVRVHRAAALIFADYQSVAQNFSIDRPQHVWFNYTSGQVDPASVDDKLQSFYADITGQSVAKGKPRNKAQFVLENSDQKELPYIQTVTLKQIRHQIRTMAKRWLWAAGMLPAIAMLIGCIGLFNVIISSVQTRRWELGILRAVGFSRWTLVRMIIAEGVLIGVTAVLLSLGFGILAGWFGTTAAQHFSFFGGMKSELVLPWLQLGIGIIAALIFSALTAAIPAFQVGRTPPLKLLQQGRNIF; from the coding sequence ATGAAAACTGTTTTTTTTCTTGGGTCCAATTTTATTCTACAGCGCCGGCTTCGATTTTTTCTCACCGTATTTGCGGCCATGGCATCGACCTGTATTGTGCTGTGGATCGTCAGCGGTTACGAAGCCGTCCTTAAAAGTCATGATGTGTTTGCCGAACGGGCATTGGGGCGGTACACCCTTTCGGTGGACGCCATCAGCCGCTCTGTTGACCGTCATGTAATGCCCCAGACCCTGACCGATCTCAGGGCAGATCCCGAGGTCATTGCCGCCGAGGCCATGTGGGCAAAACGTATCACCATACAGACCGATGAGGTTGTCAGAATGGCACCGCCACCGGGATCGGCCTCTGATCCCGAAGATATGCCTGAGGTGGCCCGGGTACACCAGGGGGTGATGATTGCCGGTGATGCGCCGTTGCCGCCGTTTCCGATTCTTAAAGGCGAGTGGATCAATTCCGGCGGATCTACCGCGGTCAACGGACGGTACAATGCCGTTGTCAGTGCGCAAATTGCCGACAGGTATAAATTGGAAATCGGCAGTACGCTTAAAATCGGCCGTCCCGGCAAAACCAAAGTGCTCGAAATAATCGGCGTGATTGATAATCCGCCCATGCCTGTCACAGGCCGTTTGAGCGGCACTATTATTTTGCCGACCCCTTCGGTCGGCGGCATTTATGTTTCCTCTGATGATGCTGAAAAGATCACTAAAGACAAATTTACCATTACCTTTATCGGCCTGTGTCTGAGCAAGAGCGCTGATGTTCACAAATTTCGTTTTCGCTGGACGCCGATACTCAACAGCTATGCACAGCCCGCTCAGTTTCAACGGGATCACGATCTTGAAGAGCAGCTTGATGAGGCCGCATCCGCTAAAAATATGAAACTGCAATCCTATGCGGCAACCATCATCACCATGTTTTTTGGCTTTTTAATGGTATTTAATACCTTGAACATGGGGGTCAGTGAACAGATTCGTGAATTTGCCATGCTGCGCGCCGTTGCCCTGACTCGGGGCAATGTGGCCATGATTATTTTTATCCAGGCCATCTTGGTAAGTGGGCTGGGTTTTGTCGGCGGTCTTGGATGCGCCATAATCATCACCAAGGCCGCAAGTTCCTTTTCAATACTCTCCCTTCGTCACAACGTTGAAATCGGGATGCTGAGTGTCATTCTTGCCGCCATTTCTACGTTTGGGGGCGCTCTGCTGGCCGCTGTTTTTCCGGCCTGGCGTTCTACCCGTGTAAGGCCCCTGGATGCTATGACGCCGCCCCAGGCAGAGGTTTCGGATTACACTGTTTTGATTAAACGATTATTTGTGGTTTCAATAGCCTTCATCTGCCTGGCAGCACTGTTCATATTTATGTCTCCGGCTCAAGCCGGCCGGATTGTCTTTCTGCGTTTAATCTCTTGCGTTTTTTGTCTCGGAATCGGCTTTATATTGCTTGCACCGCCTGCTGCCTCATTCGTGTATGTACTGGCCGGAGGTGTCATTGCCCGAATTTTCAGGATTAACCCGGAATTGTTGTCCAAACAGCTCTCCTCTCAACTATGGCGGACCGTGGCGTCAATTCTTGCCATGGGTGTCGGGCTGAGCCTGTTCATCAGTATTCAGGTATGGGGCTATACGCTGCTTGAAAATTTTGTCCCCGGGCGATGGGCACCGGATGCCTTGGTTACCTTCGGTCCCGATGGCCTGGCCGACACAGATGCCTTGCAGGTTCCAAAGATCCCCGGGATAGATCCAAACCATTGTCTGCCTATTCTTGTTGAACAGCCCCGCCTGGCAAAGGACTATACCAATAGTGCGCGTCAGGCATCCGCTATACGCCAGGACAATGTGGTCATTGTGGGTCTGGATCCGGATAAAGCCATTGGGTCTGATCATCCGACATTTAACTTCAGTTTTGTCCGCGGATCAAGACAGGATGCGTTGGCCATGCTCAAACAAGGCAATGCCTGTATCGTCCCTGAGCATTTTCTGCGTGTCAGTGGCATGGACATTGGGGATACCTTTACATTGATCCCGCCTGAAAATCCTGAACATAAGGCCGCCTATAAAATAGCGGCATCGGTGAAAATGAAAGGCTGGCACTGGCAGACAAAATCCACCGGACTGCGGGTTCGGGTTCACCGGGCAGCCGCATTGATATTTGCCGACTATCAGAGTGTGGCCCAAAATTTTTCCATAGATCGCCCCCAGCATGTCTGGTTCAATTATACTTCAGGCCAAGTTGATCCCGCATCTGTTGATGACAAACTTCAATCCTTTTATGCCGATATCACCGGACAATCGGTCGCCAAAGGTAAACCCAGAAACAAGGCGCAATTTGTCCTCGAAAATTCTGATCAAAAGGAACTGCCCTATATCCAGACGGTTACCCTCAAGCAAATTCGCCATCAAATCAGAACCATGGCAAAGCGTTGGCTCTGGGCGGCGGGGATGCTGCCCGCCATTGCCATGCTGATTGGCTGCATTGGACTGTTCAATGTCATTATTTCCTCAGTTCAAACCCGGCGGTGGGAATTGGGTATTTTAAGGGCCGTCGGGTTCAGCAGATGGACCCTTGTGCGAATGATTATTGCCGAAGGGGTATTGATCGGTGTCACCGCAGTCCTGCTGAGCCTGGGATTTGGTATCCTTGCCGGCTGGTTCGGTACCACGGCGGCACAGCATTTCAGTTTTTTCGGCGGGATGAAATCTGAACTGGTTCTGCCCTGGTTACAACTGGGCATCGGCATCATTGCCGCGTTGATTTTTTCAGCACTGACGGCAGCAATCCCCGCCTTCCAGGTGGGCAGGACCCCGCCTTTAAAGCTTCTTCAGCAAGGCAGAAATATATTTTGA
- a CDS encoding ABC transporter ATP-binding protein → MSLLLEVVDVVKCFCQGSKKINALNGVSLDIQKGEFVAIMGASGSGKSTLLHAMAGLTDVDQGRILINSQNLSLLNDNQLTRFRKKNIGLVFQAFNLIPILSAEDNVRLPAFSEPNISCKVDDLLELLGMTDRKTHKPDALSGGEQQRVAIARALIADPAIMLVDEPTGNLDSIAGEQICTILRRLCDEQGCTIVMVTHEPVVASYSDRIVILKDGRIIDSFESSGFSDVQTLSNRYQAAVLGNTQTTGAAK, encoded by the coding sequence ATGTCGTTGCTTTTGGAAGTTGTGGATGTTGTCAAATGCTTTTGCCAGGGCAGTAAAAAAATAAATGCGCTCAATGGCGTATCTCTTGACATACAAAAAGGTGAGTTTGTGGCGATCATGGGGGCATCCGGCTCGGGGAAAAGCACCTTGCTCCATGCCATGGCCGGATTAACCGATGTTGATCAAGGACGCATCCTGATCAATTCCCAGAATTTAAGCCTGTTGAATGATAATCAGTTAACCCGGTTTCGGAAAAAAAACATCGGCCTGGTCTTCCAGGCGTTCAATCTTATTCCGATATTGAGCGCGGAGGATAATGTGCGTCTGCCCGCATTCAGTGAACCCAACATCAGCTGTAAAGTTGATGACCTGCTCGAATTACTCGGCATGACCGACCGTAAAACTCACAAACCCGATGCGCTTTCGGGGGGAGAGCAGCAACGGGTTGCCATCGCCCGGGCCCTGATCGCTGATCCGGCCATTATGCTGGTTGATGAGCCCACAGGGAATCTTGATTCTATCGCCGGTGAGCAGATCTGCACTATTTTGCGCAGGCTCTGCGACGAACAGGGATGCACCATTGTGATGGTGACCCATGAGCCTGTTGTGGCCAGTTATTCGGATCGCATCGTAATTTTAAAGGACGGCCGGATTATTGATTCCTTTGAATCCTCTGGGTTCAGCGACGTGCAGACGCTGAGCAATCGATACCAGGCGGCTGTCCTGGGCAATACGCAGACGACGGGTGCCGCCAAATGA
- a CDS encoding ABC transporter permease, with protein MTFTRFFGNDGSQGIIDGRMIKGDEKNAFKQVMAGNGCLISAELYRNDPDLFDIGKQIEIQKIGDRQRIKYPIVGIIDVAGWHMFTKSARMRRGLGRLAGLVFVSQNNLIQHYPDSKPRCFWLEVDPQQLNITDAPPGPPGRRTNPGKRPDLSQADMSMPKKKSTAPKATKPSVESVFKSAMTGLTGSGGDDSYVRVVNISEMTKAIEMRSVNVINSIALVPFIALLLSSIAIAATIATSVQARKRELGIFRSIGISRSGLFRLIFIESIVMVSVAALLGLIFGIVVAWSGIIISAGSWGVASPYIIPWKLVVPGCLIAVLAGLVGAVVPALIISAKETFALLNAEEVL; from the coding sequence GTGACGTTTACCAGGTTTTTTGGCAATGACGGTTCCCAGGGAATTATTGATGGGCGGATGATTAAAGGAGATGAAAAAAATGCGTTCAAACAGGTGATGGCCGGCAACGGCTGCCTGATTTCCGCCGAACTCTATCGTAATGATCCGGACCTGTTTGACATCGGCAAACAAATTGAAATTCAGAAGATAGGAGATCGGCAACGCATTAAATACCCGATTGTCGGCATCATTGATGTTGCCGGATGGCACATGTTTACCAAATCCGCAAGAATGCGGCGGGGGCTTGGACGTCTTGCCGGCCTGGTCTTTGTTTCCCAAAACAACCTGATACAGCACTACCCGGACAGTAAGCCGAGATGTTTCTGGCTAGAGGTTGACCCGCAGCAACTCAATATCACCGATGCCCCCCCGGGACCGCCTGGAAGGAGAACCAATCCGGGTAAACGGCCTGACCTATCCCAGGCGGATATGTCCATGCCCAAAAAGAAAAGCACCGCACCCAAAGCAACAAAACCCAGTGTGGAATCGGTATTCAAATCCGCCATGACCGGGCTGACCGGGTCCGGTGGTGATGATTCTTATGTCCGGGTGGTCAATATTTCTGAAATGACAAAAGCCATTGAAATGAGAAGTGTCAATGTGATCAATTCCATTGCCCTGGTGCCGTTTATCGCACTGTTACTGTCTTCCATTGCCATTGCCGCGACCATCGCAACCTCTGTTCAGGCACGTAAAAGAGAGTTGGGAATTTTTCGGTCCATTGGTATTTCCCGCAGCGGGCTGTTTCGTCTTATTTTTATTGAAAGCATTGTCATGGTCAGCGTCGCAGCTTTGCTGGGATTAATTTTTGGTATTGTCGTGGCCTGGTCGGGGATTATTATCTCCGCCGGCAGCTGGGGCGTAGCCTCCCCCTACATCATTCCATGGAAACTGGTTGTACCCGGATGCCTTATCGCTGTTCTGGCCGGGTTGGTCGGGGCGGTGGTCCCGGCATTGATCATATCTGCAAAAGAGACGTTTGCGTTGCTGAACGCTGAAGAGGTGCTTTAG
- a CDS encoding FtsX-like permease family protein, translated as MIGPIDRIIISGTESDWEADKTRYGAVKADIGLEKGIVENIVNSPEIQRAYPAAYAKVEVLNPQQKYSGAMYRPDHTMVLPIMAMADDRMPPTSLVPGLSEDAWQTCVNEGTLVFPSVKGRDGKPRYSESAQVLVNSVDTANNAVIGTTYKALDRVRNFGGMFVSRTLFEKLTGQTFRINRIFVDFGENPDNQSVQRFDRAFELAVLDAGLPVCMLKPQDYVDDMMENQMFRFSGFGLIPFSGTVLTVVGAFFIILHAVGIGNASRIKESIGLRAIGVPRNLLTILTILEALIPSIIGCIIGLIIARILYGMGLASDRMGMTFVAENFSAGVYNKALFAMMPYCFGITLSSTLLAILPIARNIWKKHPLESDHVDADQEPTLTGRHAFFRVILAVVLFCINPLATLWPGIPFSLRSILVPATYLTTLFAILLLVPLMTHLYRIIFSGPLSFIFNLRKELINNFLSAHFAKVAVGTAAILIGLGLYVATLIWGYSMKTPFLLTEKAPDASVVVFPQGLNPTQIKEIATAKGIENLVALHMQHPTISDNQAHQRKGQLSDWRDLLYLGCDVYQVFWQ; from the coding sequence GTGATCGGCCCCATCGACAGAATCATCATATCCGGAACTGAATCGGACTGGGAGGCGGATAAGACCCGGTATGGTGCTGTTAAAGCAGATATCGGCCTTGAAAAAGGAATAGTTGAAAACATCGTCAATTCACCAGAAATCCAGCGTGCTTATCCGGCGGCCTATGCAAAAGTTGAGGTGCTGAACCCTCAACAAAAGTACAGCGGTGCGATGTACAGGCCCGATCATACCATGGTTCTGCCGATTATGGCGATGGCTGACGATCGGATGCCGCCGACTTCTCTGGTGCCCGGATTATCGGAAGATGCATGGCAAACATGCGTCAACGAAGGAACACTTGTTTTTCCATCGGTCAAAGGACGTGACGGAAAGCCGCGGTATTCCGAAAGCGCACAGGTGCTCGTCAATTCAGTTGATACGGCAAACAATGCCGTCATCGGGACGACCTATAAGGCTCTGGACCGGGTACGTAATTTCGGCGGTATGTTTGTTTCCAGAACACTATTTGAAAAGCTTACCGGGCAAACGTTCAGGATCAATCGCATTTTTGTTGATTTTGGTGAAAATCCCGACAATCAGTCTGTTCAGCGATTTGACCGCGCATTTGAGCTTGCTGTTTTGGATGCCGGGCTTCCGGTCTGCATGCTCAAGCCCCAGGACTATGTTGATGACATGATGGAAAACCAGATGTTCCGGTTCAGCGGATTTGGTTTGATTCCTTTTTCCGGTACCGTATTAACCGTCGTCGGTGCCTTTTTCATCATTCTTCACGCCGTGGGTATCGGCAATGCAAGCCGGATCAAGGAGTCCATCGGATTGCGTGCCATCGGTGTGCCCAGGAATCTGTTAACCATTCTGACCATATTAGAAGCACTGATTCCCTCCATCATCGGCTGCATCATCGGTTTAATAATCGCAAGGATTCTCTACGGCATGGGGCTGGCGTCCGATCGAATGGGTATGACATTTGTGGCCGAGAATTTTTCAGCCGGGGTTTACAATAAGGCACTGTTTGCCATGATGCCGTACTGTTTCGGCATCACTCTCTCTTCAACGCTTTTGGCAATCCTTCCCATTGCTCGTAATATCTGGAAAAAACATCCACTGGAAAGTGATCATGTCGATGCAGACCAAGAACCGACCCTGACCGGCAGGCACGCTTTTTTTCGCGTGATCTTGGCTGTGGTATTGTTTTGCATCAATCCCCTGGCAACCTTGTGGCCCGGCATTCCTTTTTCATTGCGGAGTATTTTGGTGCCGGCCACTTATCTCACCACCCTTTTCGCTATTTTGCTCTTGGTGCCGTTGATGACCCATTTGTATCGGATTATTTTCAGCGGTCCGTTATCGTTTATTTTTAATCTGCGCAAGGAACTGATTAATAATTTTTTGAGTGCACATTTTGCCAAAGTTGCGGTCGGCACTGCCGCAATATTGATTGGCCTGGGCTTATATGTGGCCACCCTCATCTGGGGGTATTCCATGAAAACGCCTTTTCTCCTGACTGAAAAGGCACCGGATGCCTCGGTGGTGGTGTTTCCCCAGGGGCTTAATCCGACTCAAATAAAAGAAATAGCAACGGCAAAAGGCATTGAGAACCTGGTGGCGCTTCATATGCAGCATCCGACCATTTCAGACAACCAGGCCCACCAAAGAAAAGGGCAGTTATCCGACTGGCGGGATCTGCTTTATCTTGGCTGTGACGTTTACCAGGTTTTTTGGCAATGA
- a CDS encoding ATP-binding cassette domain-containing protein, with protein sequence MTKRPENREGPKSRISGLPQIRYNQQKINALIEKLGLTHRAHHLPRQLSGGEQQRVAIGRALITEPKLILADEPTGNLDISAGVHICSILKSSKKEMGHTIIMVTHEPHIAFQADRIIMLAEGRIVSDVKKDQFEDSVELSVHYQKILQQNVNTNRQGALQ encoded by the coding sequence ATGACCAAGAGGCCTGAAAATAGGGAAGGACCAAAAAGCCGAATTAGTGGCCTCCCCCAAATCCGTTATAATCAGCAAAAAATTAATGCACTGATCGAAAAACTGGGCCTGACCCATCGCGCCCATCATCTGCCGCGTCAGTTAAGCGGCGGAGAACAGCAGCGTGTCGCCATCGGGCGGGCTCTGATTACCGAGCCTAAATTAATTCTTGCTGATGAACCCACTGGAAATCTTGATATTTCAGCAGGCGTTCATATTTGCAGCATTTTGAAAAGTTCGAAAAAAGAGATGGGACATACCATTATCATGGTCACCCATGAGCCCCACATCGCCTTTCAGGCAGACAGAATTATCATGCTGGCCGAAGGCCGGATCGTTTCTGATGTTAAAAAAGATCAGTTTGAAGATTCAGTTGAACTAAGTGTCCATTATCAGAAGATACTGCAGCAAAATGTCAACACCAACCGGCAAGGGGCACTTCAATGA
- a CDS encoding ATP-binding cassette domain-containing protein gives MNMQRTRKDQMVEATQFDVESLVHIDNLNKTFSQGNNHIPALKKLALTVDSGEFVAVMGASGSGKSTLLHILAGLLRPDNDAKVTIFGQNFAQLKEKAVTAFRLENIGIIYQNYNLVRSLNVKENIRLPLLLLKNSQKKEQKI, from the coding sequence ATGAATATGCAGCGCACAAGAAAGGATCAAATGGTGGAAGCAACACAATTCGATGTGGAGAGTTTAGTTCATATAGATAACCTAAACAAAACCTTTTCCCAGGGCAATAACCATATCCCGGCCTTAAAAAAACTGGCATTAACCGTTGATTCCGGGGAATTTGTTGCCGTTATGGGTGCCAGCGGTTCGGGCAAAAGTACCCTGCTTCACATTCTGGCAGGCCTTTTAAGACCGGATAATGATGCCAAGGTAACGATTTTTGGTCAGAATTTTGCTCAGTTAAAGGAAAAAGCCGTCACCGCGTTCCGATTGGAAAACATCGGTATTATCTATCAAAATTATAATTTGGTTAGATCTTTGAATGTAAAAGAAAATATTCGACTGCCCCTGCTCCTTTTAAAAAACAGCCAAAAAAAAGAACAAAAAATCTGA
- a CDS encoding DUF6198 family protein — translation MILGLFIMALGVSLSVKADLGVTPISCVPYIYSLVVPFSLGELTIFMNGIFILLQIAILRRRYRYIQLIQFLAVILLGYFIDFTLSLISEINPTTYLEQLVILLISCAFIALGVFLFVKANITYIPGDGLLVVISQTFKKDVGTVKICFDCSMVIIGVASSFLFLHELAGIREGTILAALIVGLLVQLYGKISHLPQLLSRVRSCK, via the coding sequence TTGATCCTGGGTTTATTTATCATGGCCTTGGGTGTCTCGCTGTCAGTAAAGGCGGATCTCGGCGTGACACCCATTTCCTGCGTGCCTTACATTTACAGTCTGGTTGTTCCTTTTTCCTTGGGAGAACTGACGATTTTCATGAATGGCATCTTTATCTTGCTTCAAATCGCCATTTTGCGCAGAAGATATCGATACATACAGTTGATACAATTCCTTGCCGTGATTTTGCTGGGTTATTTTATTGATTTCACCCTTTCTTTGATCTCAGAAATTAATCCTACGACGTATTTGGAGCAACTGGTCATTCTGTTGATAAGTTGCGCCTTCATAGCTCTCGGCGTCTTTCTTTTTGTTAAAGCAAATATAACTTATATCCCAGGGGATGGATTACTTGTTGTCATTTCACAAACGTTTAAGAAAGACGTCGGAACAGTCAAAATATGCTTTGACTGTTCAATGGTCATCATCGGCGTCGCCAGTTCATTCCTTTTTCTGCATGAATTGGCCGGGATAAGAGAGGGAACTATTCTTGCCGCACTCATTGTCGGTCTTTTGGTCCAGCTATATGGAAAAATATCACATCTCCCTCAATTGCTTTCACGTGTACGTTCATGCAAATAA
- a CDS encoding MarR family transcriptional regulator: protein MNSNSLTKQLAEIGIARGTLPFLMEVLCRDGIIQQEITLALSIDPAATARALQQLEKSGFINRRENKDNRRQKCVYATDKTRKIQGKILEVIEAHKTKIFDGFTDKEKTACLNMLDRMIHNMCK from the coding sequence TTGAATTCCAACAGTCTAACGAAGCAATTGGCTGAAATTGGCATAGCCCGGGGAACCCTGCCCTTTCTGATGGAAGTGCTGTGTCGCGATGGAATTATCCAGCAGGAAATAACCCTGGCGCTTTCAATTGATCCGGCTGCAACTGCCCGAGCCTTACAGCAACTGGAAAAATCGGGCTTTATAAATCGACGTGAAAATAAAGACAACCGACGTCAAAAGTGCGTCTATGCAACAGATAAAACCAGGAAAATACAGGGAAAGATACTCGAAGTTATCGAGGCGCATAAGACAAAAATATTTGACGGATTTACGGATAAGGAAAAAACCGCTTGCCTCAACATGCTTGATCGCATGATTCACAATATGTGCAAGTAA